From Saccopteryx leptura isolate mSacLep1 chromosome 3, mSacLep1_pri_phased_curated, whole genome shotgun sequence, one genomic window encodes:
- the HAO2 gene encoding 2-Hydroxyacid oxidase 2 isoform X1 encodes MLKSGSEMSLVCLTDFEAHARERLSKSTWDYIEGGAGEGFTRDDNIAAFKKIRLRPRYLKDVSQVDTRTTIQGEEISAPIGISPTGFHCLAWPDGEMSTARAAQAARVCYITSTYSSCTLEDIVATAPRGFRWFQLYVQSDRQLNQKLIQRAESLGFRALVVTVDVPKVGKRRHDVRNQMNFKTNLLLKDLQSPKERNSMPYLQMSPIDSSFCWNDLSWLQSITQLPIILKGILTKEDAALAVKHKVQGIIVSNHGGRQLDDVPASIDALTEVVAAVRGKLEVYLDGGVRTGNDVLKALALGAKCVFLGRPVLWGLASKGEHGVEEVLNILKDEFHTSMALTGCRSVPEISRDLIQFPRL; translated from the exons GTTCAGAAATGTCCCTGGTGTGTCTGACGGACTTTGAGGCCCATGCACGGGAGCGTCTGTCCAAGTCAACGTGGGATTATATTGAAGGAGGAGCTGGTGAAGGCTTCACCAGAGATGACAACATTGCAGCATTTAAAAA AATCCGCCTCCGTCCCCGGTATCTGAAAGATGTGTCGCAGGTGGACACCAGGACCACAATCCAAGGGGAGGAGATCAGTGCCCCCATTGGCATCTCACCTACGGGTTTCCACTGCCTCGCCTGGCCCGATGGAGAGATGAGCACGGCCAGAG CTGCCCAAGCTGCCCGTGTCTGCTACATCACCAGCACATATTCCAGCTGTACTCTTGAAGACATTGTGGCTACTGCCCCCAGAGGCTTCCGGTGGTTCCAACTCTACGTGCAGTCAGATCGGCAGCTAAACCAAAAGCTGATTCAGAGGGCAGAATCGCTGGGTTTCAGAGCTCTGGTAGTCACCGTGGATGTGCCCAAAGTTGGCAAAAGGCGACACGATGTTCGAAACCAGATGAACTTCAAGACGAATTTATTGCTGAAGGATCTTCAATCACCGAAGGAG AGAAATTCCATGCCCTATCTGCAGATGTCTCCCATTGACTCCTCCTTCTGCTGGAATGATCTCTCCTGGTTGCAGAGCATAACTCAACTGCCCATCATCCTTAAAGGGATCTTGACAAAAGAAGATGCAGCGTTAGCTGTGAAGCACAAAGTCCAAGGCATCATTGTTTCCAACCACGGTGGGAGGCAGCTCGATGACGTGCCTGCTTCT ATCGACGCCTTGACAGAGGTGGTGGCGGCTGTGAGAGGGAAGCTGGAAGTGTACTTGGACGGAGGGGTCCGCACAGGCAATGACGTGCTGAAGGCTCTGGCCCTGGGCGCCAAGTGTGTCTTCCTGGGAAGACCAGTCCTTTGGGGTCTGGCCAGCAAG ggtgAACATGGTGTTGAAGaagttttgaacattttaaaagatgagttCCACACTTCCATGGCCCTTACAG GCTGCCGGTCGGTTCCAGAGATCAGTCGGGATCTGATCCAGTTTCCCAGGTTGTGA
- the HAO2 gene encoding 2-Hydroxyacid oxidase 2 isoform X2 yields MHGSVCPSQRGIILKEELVKASPEMTTLQHLKTAQAARVCYITSTYSSCTLEDIVATAPRGFRWFQLYVQSDRQLNQKLIQRAESLGFRALVVTVDVPKVGKRRHDVRNQMNFKTNLLLKDLQSPKERNSMPYLQMSPIDSSFCWNDLSWLQSITQLPIILKGILTKEDAALAVKHKVQGIIVSNHGGRQLDDVPASIDALTEVVAAVRGKLEVYLDGGVRTGNDVLKALALGAKCVFLGRPVLWGLASKGEHGVEEVLNILKDEFHTSMALTGCRSVPEISRDLIQFPRL; encoded by the exons ATGCACGGGAGCGTCTGTCCAAGTCAACGTGGGATTATATTGAAGGAGGAGCTGGTGAAGGCTTCACCAGAGATGACAACATTGCAGCATTTAAAAA CTGCCCAAGCTGCCCGTGTCTGCTACATCACCAGCACATATTCCAGCTGTACTCTTGAAGACATTGTGGCTACTGCCCCCAGAGGCTTCCGGTGGTTCCAACTCTACGTGCAGTCAGATCGGCAGCTAAACCAAAAGCTGATTCAGAGGGCAGAATCGCTGGGTTTCAGAGCTCTGGTAGTCACCGTGGATGTGCCCAAAGTTGGCAAAAGGCGACACGATGTTCGAAACCAGATGAACTTCAAGACGAATTTATTGCTGAAGGATCTTCAATCACCGAAGGAG AGAAATTCCATGCCCTATCTGCAGATGTCTCCCATTGACTCCTCCTTCTGCTGGAATGATCTCTCCTGGTTGCAGAGCATAACTCAACTGCCCATCATCCTTAAAGGGATCTTGACAAAAGAAGATGCAGCGTTAGCTGTGAAGCACAAAGTCCAAGGCATCATTGTTTCCAACCACGGTGGGAGGCAGCTCGATGACGTGCCTGCTTCT ATCGACGCCTTGACAGAGGTGGTGGCGGCTGTGAGAGGGAAGCTGGAAGTGTACTTGGACGGAGGGGTCCGCACAGGCAATGACGTGCTGAAGGCTCTGGCCCTGGGCGCCAAGTGTGTCTTCCTGGGAAGACCAGTCCTTTGGGGTCTGGCCAGCAAG ggtgAACATGGTGTTGAAGaagttttgaacattttaaaagatgagttCCACACTTCCATGGCCCTTACAG GCTGCCGGTCGGTTCCAGAGATCAGTCGGGATCTGATCCAGTTTCCCAGGTTGTGA